The DNA segment CACGGACGGCGGCCCGCGCTGGCCCTGGACCTGATGGAACCCTTTCGCGCGCCTGTGTGCGACCTGACCGTGCTGGGCCTGCTGCGCTCCGGGCAGTTGCCGCGCGACGGCTTCGAGGTCAGCGCCGAAGAGGTCCGGCTCGGTCAGGCCGGCTGCCTCACGGTCACGGCGGCGCTCAATGACCGCATCCACCGCTGGGGCATCGGCGTGGCATTGCGCCGGCAGGTGGGCGCCGTCCAGGCCGCCGGGCAGGGAGACGCCTGCGCCTGCTGGCAGCCCCCCGTGCGCCCATGACCGCGCCGCGCCGGGACATTCTGGTGGCCTTCGACACGCCCAGCGACCGCAGGCGCCGCCGCATCACGCGCCTGCTGGCCCACTACGGTGTCCGGGTCCAGAAAAGCGTGTTTCGGGTCCAGCTCACCCCCCGCGAGCTGGAGGGCCTCTGGCACGACCTTCAGCGGGTCTGTCTGCCCGAGGAGGACGCCCTGCTCCTCGCCCAGATCGCCCCGACGGGCTACCGCGCCCTCGGCCCACAGCCCGAGCTGGAGCTGCCCTTGACCGTGGGCTTCTGAATGAAAAATCCCCTGTCGGGGATGGTGCTCTGGGACCTCGGCACGAATCAGCAGAGCAATATCGTGGTGTGATCGTTTCAATCCCCTATCGGGGAATCCTGCTCTGAGACGCCCTGACATGGACGAACCGTGCCGGATTTAACAACGTGTTTCAATCCCCTATCGGGGAATCCTGCTCTGAGACCCGCCGAGGTGAACGGGCGGCTGATGGTCCGGCGCACGTTTCAATCCCCTATC comes from the Deinococcus reticulitermitis genome and includes:
- the cas2 gene encoding CRISPR-associated endonuclease Cas2, with translation MTAPRRDILVAFDTPSDRRRRRITRLLAHYGVRVQKSVFRVQLTPRELEGLWHDLQRVCLPEEDALLLAQIAPTGYRALGPQPELELPLTVGF